A single window of Deltaproteobacteria bacterium DNA harbors:
- a CDS encoding IS5 family transposase has product MQPKNQEDSLYLFQAQLEQIIDLKHPLCKLSDAINWSVFVTEFGPYYSETQGRPAKPIRLMVGLHYLKYAFNESDETVVERFLENPYWQYFCGFKYFEHELPLDPTTLVKWRKRVGAEKMEVLLKETIEVAKRNKILKKGACERVNVDTTVQEKAIAFPTDSGLYHKMRVKLVSAARGRDIKLRQSYTRRGKRALVKQSRYRHANQHKRANREVKRLKTYLGRVVRDIRRKAASIDPELNDLLVMADRLLAQERHSKNKLYSIHASEVECISKGKTHKRYEFGCKVGLVSTSRGNWIVGIKAFHGNPYDGHTLKESLEQTERISSVSLKHVHADKGYRGH; this is encoded by the coding sequence ATGCAGCCAAAAAATCAAGAAGATTCCCTTTACCTTTTCCAGGCTCAGTTAGAGCAAATTATTGATCTTAAGCACCCTTTGTGCAAGCTGTCTGACGCGATTAACTGGTCGGTCTTCGTGACAGAGTTTGGTCCGTATTACTCAGAGACTCAAGGTCGTCCGGCCAAGCCGATTCGTTTGATGGTTGGTCTTCACTATCTCAAGTACGCCTTCAACGAGAGTGACGAGACGGTAGTGGAGCGTTTTCTTGAGAATCCCTACTGGCAGTATTTTTGCGGGTTTAAATATTTTGAGCATGAGTTGCCATTGGACCCGACGACGTTGGTTAAGTGGCGCAAGCGTGTTGGTGCTGAAAAGATGGAGGTTCTGCTTAAGGAGACGATTGAGGTAGCCAAACGCAATAAGATTCTGAAGAAGGGGGCCTGTGAGCGTGTCAACGTGGACACGACGGTTCAGGAGAAGGCGATAGCCTTTCCGACAGACTCGGGGTTGTATCATAAGATGCGGGTAAAGTTAGTATCAGCGGCGAGGGGGCGGGATATCAAGCTTCGCCAGAGCTATACTCGCAGAGGTAAAAGAGCGCTGGTCAAGCAAAGCCGTTACCGTCACGCCAATCAACACAAGCGAGCAAACAGGGAGGTTAAAAGACTCAAGACATACCTTGGCCGTGTGGTTCGTGACATCCGCCGCAAGGCTGCTTCGATAGACCCGGAACTTAACGATCTTTTGGTCATGGCGGATCGTCTTCTGGCTCAAGAGCGCCATTCGAAGAACAAGCTTTACAGTATCCATGCCTCTGAAGTTGAATGCATTAGCAAAGGCAAGACGCACAAGCGCTACGAGTTTGGTTGCAAGGTTGGTTTGGTGAGCACCTCGCGCGGGAATTGGATTGTTGGAATCAAGGCGTTCCATGGGAACCCGTATGACGGCCATACCCTTAAAGAATCCCTGGAACAGACGGAGAGGATCTCAAGCGTTTCTTTGAAACATGTTCACGCTGATAAAGGCTATCGCGGTCACAA
- a CDS encoding antibiotic biosynthesis monooxygenase gives MISLVVKLPIKEGKVDEFIELFKELMAHVAKEEGNLLYSINKNPAEPNTVVIMERYKDEEALTTHSSSDYFKEYNAKFAPYVAGRPEITKMEEVHAV, from the coding sequence ATGATCTCGCTGGTTGTGAAGCTGCCTATTAAGGAAGGAAAGGTTGACGAGTTTATTGAGTTATTCAAAGAGCTGATGGCTCATGTGGCCAAAGAAGAAGGTAATTTATTGTATTCCATAAATAAAAATCCGGCTGAACCCAACACGGTCGTCATCATGGAGCGGTATAAAGATGAGGAAGCCCTGACCACGCACAGTTCCTCAGACTACTTTAAAGAATACAACGCCAAATTCGCACCGTATGTAGCCGGAAGACCTGAGATCACCAAGATGGAGGAAGTACACGCCGTCTGA
- a CDS encoding MFS transporter, which yields MKRWALIIACLAAFLPPFMGSSINLALPTIGKQFEMDAILLGWVATSYLLSSAMFLLPFGRAADIYGRKKVFAFGIAIYTIGAALSAVATSASMLILFRVLQGIGSAGIFGTGVAILTSVYPPQERGKALGVNVASTYTGLSLGPFIGGILTQYLGWRSVFYINIPFGLLILFLIFSRLKGEWAEAKGEKIDYAGSLIYCLTLVLIMYGLSRLPSVLGAWLLVIGVGSAVIFFWWEAKSTSPVLNVVIFKKNTVFTLSNLAALIHYSATFAVSFLLSLYLQYTKGLSAQSAGLILIFQPIMMAIFSPLAGRFSDRIEPRVVASLGMTCTCIALFLFSFISTQTSLVYISGILIFNGLGFALFSSPNTNAVMSSVERRFYGVAAGTLGTMRLVGMMLSMGMVMMIFSVYMGKTRITPELYPLFLKSAKTAFVIFGVLCIAGIFSSLARGRIRQDPEVSRG from the coding sequence ATGAAACGGTGGGCCTTGATAATTGCCTGTCTGGCCGCTTTTCTGCCGCCGTTTATGGGTTCATCAATCAATCTCGCCCTTCCGACCATTGGCAAGCAGTTTGAGATGGATGCGATACTGCTTGGCTGGGTGGCGACTTCATATCTTTTATCTTCTGCCATGTTTCTTCTTCCTTTTGGAAGGGCCGCGGATATTTATGGCAGGAAAAAGGTTTTTGCCTTTGGAATAGCGATATATACAATTGGCGCTGCGCTTTCAGCCGTGGCGACTTCCGCCTCCATGCTCATCCTTTTTCGGGTCTTACAGGGAATCGGGAGTGCCGGGATTTTTGGCACCGGCGTGGCAATCTTGACTTCGGTCTATCCACCCCAGGAAAGAGGCAAGGCCCTGGGCGTCAATGTCGCTTCAACCTATACCGGGCTTTCCCTCGGGCCGTTCATCGGAGGAATTCTGACGCAATATCTAGGCTGGCGAAGCGTCTTTTATATTAATATCCCATTTGGGTTATTGATTCTTTTTCTAATTTTTTCGAGGTTAAAGGGTGAGTGGGCAGAAGCTAAGGGCGAAAAGATTGATTATGCCGGTTCCTTGATATATTGCCTGACGCTTGTCCTGATTATGTACGGCCTGTCTCGCCTGCCTTCGGTCCTGGGCGCCTGGCTGCTGGTAATCGGCGTCGGGAGTGCGGTTATTTTTTTCTGGTGGGAGGCAAAATCAACAAGCCCCGTGCTGAATGTAGTTATCTTCAAAAAGAACACCGTCTTTACCCTTTCAAACCTGGCCGCTTTAATTCATTACAGCGCTACATTTGCAGTCAGTTTCCTTCTGAGCCTCTATTTACAGTATACCAAAGGCCTCAGCGCTCAAAGCGCCGGGTTGATCCTGATATTCCAGCCGATAATGATGGCTATCTTTTCACCACTTGCTGGCAGATTTTCAGATCGGATTGAACCAAGGGTGGTCGCTTCCCTGGGGATGACCTGCACCTGCATCGCTCTTTTCCTTTTTTCATTTATCAGCACACAGACAAGTCTGGTTTATATTAGCGGCATCCTGATTTTCAATGGCTTGGGCTTTGCCTTGTTCTCCTCGCCCAATACCAATGCGGTCATGAGTTCGGTGGAAAGAAGGTTTTATGGCGTGGCCGCCGGAACGCTGGGCACCATGAGGTTGGTGGGTATGATGCTCAGCATGGGCATGGTTATGATGATATTTTCCGTGTATATGGGTAAGACGCGCATTACGCCCGAGCTTTATCCGCTTTTCCTGAAAAGCGCCAAGACTGCCTTCGTCATCTTTGGCGTTCTTTGCATTGCGGGCATCTTTTCATCTCTGGCCAGAGGCAGGATTCGGCAGGATCCGGAGGTGTCTCGGGGTTGA
- a CDS encoding selenoprotein B glycine/betaine/sarcosine/D-proline reductase has product MVRLSQMPEPERSYMARLHCPTFETQPWVKGPSLKERRVAIISTAGVHCRGDRSFDLTSEDYRIIPGDIQANDLIMTHISANFDRVGFQQDWNVIFPLDRLCELASQGKIGSVADYHYSFMGATDPGKMEPTVRHLAGVLKNDQVNAVLLVPV; this is encoded by the coding sequence ATGGTTCGTCTCAGCCAGATGCCTGAACCGGAACGATCTTATATGGCCAGGCTTCATTGTCCGACTTTTGAGACACAGCCCTGGGTTAAAGGGCCGTCCCTGAAAGAGCGGCGGGTGGCTATCATTTCCACCGCCGGTGTGCACTGCCGGGGCGACCGCTCGTTTGATCTCACTTCCGAAGATTATCGTATCATCCCGGGCGACATCCAGGCCAATGACCTGATCATGACTCATATTTCGGCCAATTTTGACCGCGTTGGATTTCAGCAGGACTGGAACGTGATCTTTCCCCTTGACCGCTTGTGCGAACTGGCCAGCCAGGGAAAAATCGGCAGTGTCGCAGATTATCATTACTCCTTTATGGGGGCGACTGATCCGGGAAAAATGGAACCAACCGTACGTCACCTGGCTGGCGTCTTGAAAAACGATCAGGTGAACGCGGTCCTGCTGGTACCGGTCTGA
- a CDS encoding 4Fe-4S dicluster domain-containing protein, which produces MQIGFYFDQTRCTGCGACQVACKDWHDLLAGPEKWMRILYTEKGKFPDVFVSYLVGPCFHCIDPVCIPACPVNAISKRKEDGIVVVDSQACLGSEACDFKCLKACPYDAPQFDQELGSKMQKCNFCLDRWAEEKLPVCVEACPTRALDAGSLQELESRYGQVREAEGFSYSKRTKPAVVFKPK; this is translated from the coding sequence ATGCAAATCGGTTTCTATTTCGATCAGACGCGGTGCACCGGATGCGGCGCCTGTCAGGTCGCATGTAAAGATTGGCATGATCTCCTTGCCGGTCCGGAGAAATGGATGCGCATTCTGTACACAGAAAAAGGTAAATTCCCGGATGTCTTTGTGAGCTACCTGGTTGGCCCCTGCTTTCACTGCATTGACCCTGTCTGTATTCCGGCCTGTCCGGTCAACGCTATCTCAAAGCGGAAGGAGGACGGCATTGTCGTGGTTGACAGTCAGGCCTGTCTGGGGAGTGAGGCCTGCGACTTCAAATGTCTGAAGGCCTGTCCTTATGACGCGCCCCAGTTTGATCAGGAGCTGGGTTCCAAGATGCAAAAGTGCAATTTTTGCCTGGATCGGTGGGCAGAAGAGAAACTGCCGGTTTGTGTTGAGGCATGCCCCACCAGGGCTCTTGACGCCGGCTCGCTCCAAGAGCTTGAGTCCAGGTATGGCCAGGTTAGGGAAGCGGAAGGTTTTTCCTATTCTAAAAGAACCAAACCGGCTGTTGTGTTCAAGCCAAAATAA
- a CDS encoding FAD-dependent oxidoreductase yields the protein MKFVIIGGDAAGMSAASRAKRNKPDLEVLVLEQTQDVSYSACGMPYNIADPDRSIDELVVRQARVFREKQGIDLRTGHRAEVINRAAKTVSAQDDQGKAITFDYDKLLIATGASPIMPDLPGFNRPEVLALKNLKDGRRIKERLHAKRVKKTVIIGMGYIALEMAEALRARGIEVHMVKPRPILLPWMNRELASVVQEELEANQAHLHLGQEVTGIEQAGDGLKVFCLDMTLECQMVLVAIGVKPNSELAEDARLELGLKKAIAVDKALHTSDQDVFSAGDCADTYHVVTGQKTYIPLALRANRAGWAVADNVTGQRVELPGIAGTAVFKVFDLEVARTGLNPEEAKAAGFEPVEVVITGRTRAHAHPGALDMKVQMVGDKKSGRLLGAQIVAKEGAAHRINAPAVALHSGLTVEEFSQTDLAYAPPFGPVWDPTLTAANQLLKRLL from the coding sequence ATGAAATTTGTGATTATCGGTGGAGATGCGGCTGGTATGAGCGCAGCCAGTCGAGCCAAACGAAATAAACCCGACCTAGAAGTCCTGGTTCTGGAGCAAACCCAGGATGTTTCCTACAGCGCCTGCGGCATGCCTTATAATATTGCCGACCCTGATCGGTCCATTGACGAACTCGTGGTCAGGCAGGCCCGGGTTTTCAGAGAAAAACAGGGGATAGATCTTCGAACCGGGCATCGAGCCGAAGTCATTAACCGGGCGGCCAAGACGGTCAGCGCGCAGGATGATCAGGGGAAGGCCATTACCTTTGATTATGACAAGCTGCTCATTGCCACGGGGGCCTCGCCGATTATGCCTGATCTGCCTGGATTCAACCGGCCCGAGGTTTTGGCCTTGAAAAACCTGAAGGATGGCCGCCGGATAAAGGAGCGCCTTCATGCAAAGAGGGTAAAAAAGACGGTAATCATTGGCATGGGCTACATTGCCTTGGAGATGGCTGAGGCCTTGCGTGCCAGAGGCATCGAGGTGCATATGGTCAAACCCCGGCCGATCCTCCTTCCCTGGATGAACCGGGAGTTGGCTTCAGTGGTTCAGGAGGAGCTTGAGGCCAACCAGGCGCATCTTCACCTGGGGCAGGAAGTCACAGGCATTGAGCAAGCAGGGGATGGCTTAAAGGTCTTCTGCCTCGACATGACCCTTGAATGTCAAATGGTGCTCGTGGCCATAGGGGTTAAGCCCAATAGTGAATTGGCTGAAGACGCGCGTCTTGAGCTGGGGCTCAAAAAGGCCATTGCCGTGGATAAGGCCCTGCACACCTCGGATCAGGACGTCTTCTCCGCGGGGGACTGCGCTGACACCTATCATGTGGTTACGGGGCAGAAGACATACATACCTCTGGCCCTCAGAGCTAACAGGGCCGGATGGGCCGTGGCCGATAACGTCACTGGCCAGCGGGTGGAGCTTCCCGGAATAGCCGGAACCGCTGTTTTCAAGGTCTTTGACCTCGAGGTGGCCCGCACGGGTTTAAATCCCGAGGAGGCAAAAGCGGCCGGCTTCGAGCCAGTAGAGGTCGTGATTACCGGCCGGACGCGAGCCCATGCCCACCCCGGGGCCTTGGATATGAAGGTCCAGATGGTCGGTGACAAAAAATCAGGCCGCCTGCTTGGGGCGCAAATTGTGGCCAAGGAAGGCGCGGCTCACCGAATAAACGCCCCGGCTGTGGCCCTTCATAGCGGGTTGACGGTTGAAGAGTTCAGCCAGACCGACCTGGCTTATGCGCCGCCTTTCGGCCCGGTCTGGGACCCGACCCTCACAGCGGCCAACCAGTTGCTTAAAAGACTGCTCTGA
- a CDS encoding molybdopterin-dependent oxidoreductase → MKSEGMSKDSGETKIVRTTSAFDCGGRCPIRLHVRDGVIIRVEGDDTAGPDEQLRACLRCRAYRKHIHHPDRLKYPLKRVGPKGAGEFDRISWDEAYNTIVEKLKYVKEKYGNSSIFLASGGGYLAALHNGASAMARLFNQIGGFSTSYGNVSSEGAVWACLTQYGSVMVGNSREDLLNSKLIILWGWDPARMISGTNTMYHVIKAREAGAKIISIDPRYTDSAVVLADEWVPIKPGTDTAVMASMAYVMIKEDLHDQAFLDKYTLGFDKFKDYVLGIEDGIEKTPAWAEAISGVPTVTIEQLAREYATTKPAALMDCQGPARSAIGEQYNRCAMTLCAMTGNVGRPGGSAGGGLMGIPVGHMFRASGIPAGKNPAEAGGPSVRGTLDLNLRLARRVHINKMHDAFLKGKKGGYPFDVKFLWSVANNHLNQLGDANKGARAYASLDFMVAPELFMTPTARYADIVLPVTSPAERNDLTRPWPSGPYYTHINQAIEPLGECKSDLDIATDLAERFGIKDFKPFTDEEYLRMFVEKNPETGPEVKDYEKFRREGVHRVKLPEPIVAFKEQIEDLENNPFPTPSGKIEIFSQRAADIENPEQVPPIPKYRRTKEDRFDPLTEKYPLQLISPHPKTRDHSSLYKVEWLQEVEPHRAWINSKDAEARGIEDNDEIYVFNDRGKIAIKAWVTERIIPSVISISEGTWYDPDEQGIDRGGCVNVLTSDDYSPGGAAILKTALVQVSKA, encoded by the coding sequence ATGAAATCCGAAGGGATGAGCAAGGACAGTGGTGAGACAAAGATCGTTCGAACCACCTCAGCCTTTGATTGTGGCGGACGCTGTCCGATCAGGCTTCACGTTCGGGATGGCGTGATTATCAGGGTCGAGGGTGATGACACGGCCGGGCCTGACGAGCAGCTGCGGGCCTGCTTGCGGTGCCGTGCGTACCGGAAGCATATCCATCATCCAGACCGCCTGAAGTACCCTCTGAAAAGGGTGGGGCCCAAGGGGGCGGGTGAGTTCGACCGGATTTCGTGGGATGAGGCCTATAATACCATCGTCGAAAAACTCAAGTACGTAAAAGAAAAGTACGGTAATTCCAGCATCTTTTTAGCCAGCGGCGGCGGATACCTGGCCGCGCTTCATAACGGCGCCTCAGCCATGGCCAGATTGTTTAACCAGATCGGCGGGTTCTCCACCAGTTATGGAAATGTTTCTTCCGAGGGCGCGGTCTGGGCCTGTCTGACCCAGTATGGTTCGGTCATGGTCGGAAACAGTCGTGAGGACCTGCTCAACTCCAAGCTCATCATCCTGTGGGGCTGGGACCCGGCCAGGATGATTTCAGGCACCAACACCATGTATCACGTCATCAAGGCCAGGGAAGCCGGGGCCAAAATCATCTCTATTGATCCCAGATATACAGACTCCGCGGTCGTGCTGGCCGATGAGTGGGTCCCCATCAAGCCGGGCACCGACACGGCCGTCATGGCCAGCATGGCTTACGTTATGATTAAGGAGGACCTGCATGATCAGGCCTTCCTGGATAAATACACCCTCGGGTTTGACAAGTTCAAAGACTACGTGCTTGGCATTGAGGATGGAATCGAGAAAACGCCGGCCTGGGCTGAAGCCATCTCCGGGGTTCCCACGGTGACGATAGAACAACTGGCCAGGGAGTACGCCACGACCAAACCCGCGGCCCTCATGGACTGCCAGGGTCCGGCTCGCAGCGCCATCGGCGAGCAGTACAACCGCTGCGCCATGACCCTGTGCGCCATGACCGGGAACGTGGGCCGTCCGGGCGGAAGTGCTGGCGGCGGGCTCATGGGAATACCGGTGGGTCATATGTTCCGAGCTTCGGGTATCCCAGCAGGTAAGAACCCGGCTGAAGCAGGCGGTCCTTCGGTGCGAGGCACCCTGGACCTGAACCTGCGCCTGGCCCGTCGGGTGCACATCAACAAGATGCATGACGCCTTTCTCAAGGGGAAGAAAGGGGGATATCCCTTTGACGTTAAATTCCTCTGGTCTGTGGCCAATAATCACTTAAATCAGCTCGGCGACGCCAATAAGGGCGCGCGGGCTTACGCCAGTCTTGATTTTATGGTCGCGCCCGAACTGTTCATGACCCCCACCGCCAGATACGCTGATATCGTGCTGCCGGTCACCAGCCCGGCCGAGAGAAACGACCTTACCAGGCCCTGGCCCTCCGGACCCTACTACACCCATATTAATCAGGCCATCGAGCCGCTAGGCGAATGCAAATCGGACCTGGATATCGCTACCGATCTGGCCGAAAGATTTGGAATAAAGGACTTTAAGCCTTTTACTGATGAAGAGTATCTTCGGATGTTTGTGGAGAAAAACCCGGAAACCGGTCCAGAGGTCAAGGATTATGAAAAATTCAGACGTGAAGGCGTGCACCGCGTCAAACTTCCTGAACCCATCGTGGCCTTCAAGGAACAGATCGAGGACCTTGAGAATAATCCCTTCCCCACCCCTTCAGGGAAGATCGAAATTTTTTCCCAGCGCGCCGCGGATATTGAAAACCCTGAGCAGGTTCCGCCCATTCCCAAGTACCGCCGCACCAAGGAAGACCGGTTCGACCCGCTGACTGAAAAATATCCGCTTCAACTTATCTCGCCTCATCCAAAAACCAGGGACCACTCTTCTCTGTACAAGGTGGAGTGGCTTCAGGAAGTGGAGCCTCATCGGGCCTGGATCAATTCGAAAGACGCCGAGGCCAGAGGTATCGAGGACAACGATGAGATTTATGTCTTTAACGACCGGGGGAAGATAGCTATCAAGGCCTGGGTCACGGAACGGATAATACCCAGCGTGATCAGCATCAGTGAAGGAACATGGTATGATCCGGACGAGCAGGGTATTGACCGGGGAGGCTGCGTTAATGTGCTGACAAGCGATGATTACTCGCCAGGCGGGGCGGCAATCTTAAAAACCGCCCTGGTTCAGGTCAGCAAGGCGTAA